Proteins encoded within one genomic window of Companilactobacillus zhachilii:
- a CDS encoding HNH endonuclease, producing MYQFKQQLSNPNTNYFIIDSSSSPDHNDVDFKFYSYQNKSNKQLHAGDLIIYRRSGSASEWGNEFYLYGAAEFGETVREDLETGNSLVTIHNPYLFSHRLMKQNLRTFDWTFRTFKGKWSNFFNMNGITQITKKDFEGLLQRQKSLVSDEPNLSPEEEAIAVKCYQAEKMEAYFINDKAKGTPTRNAVNKFFSDKVKFNYHYKSALVADKDEMDLEAVRIVPWEDDNEIRLDPRNGICLTKLLAEAFTQGYFTLTDDGHVFVSTEASVNPEVNIALNKYRNRKIHMNREYSPNKKYLQYHREHIFRK from the coding sequence ATGTTGATTTTAAATTTTACAGTTACCAAAATAAAAGTAACAAGCAACTTCACGCGGGAGATTTAATCATATATCGCCGCTCAGGTAGTGCTTCAGAATGGGGGAATGAATTCTATCTCTATGGCGCAGCCGAGTTTGGTGAGACGGTGCGGGAAGATTTAGAAACAGGTAACAGTTTAGTTACGATTCACAATCCCTATTTGTTTTCTCATCGTTTAATGAAACAAAATTTGCGCACCTTTGATTGGACATTTCGTACATTTAAGGGGAAATGGTCTAATTTTTTTAATATGAATGGCATTACTCAAATAACTAAAAAGGACTTTGAAGGATTATTACAGCGTCAAAAAAGTTTAGTGTCGGATGAACCGAATTTGTCGCCGGAAGAAGAAGCTATTGCAGTAAAATGTTATCAAGCTGAAAAAATGGAAGCTTATTTTATCAATGACAAGGCTAAAGGGACGCCCACTCGCAATGCAGTGAATAAGTTTTTTTCTGATAAAGTAAAATTTAATTATCACTATAAGTCAGCACTTGTAGCTGATAAGGATGAAATGGATTTAGAAGCCGTCCGAATCGTTCCTTGGGAAGATGATAATGAAATTCGTTTGGACCCCCGTAATGGAATTTGCTTAACCAAATTATTAGCAGAAGCCTTTACACAAGGGTACTTCACGTTGACAGACGATGGCCATGTGTTTGTTTCAACTGAGGCTTCCGTTAACCCAGAAGTCAATATAGCATTAAATAAATATCGTAATAGAAAAATACATATGAATCGCGAATATTCTCCTAATAAAAAATATTTGCAATACCATCGAGAACACATTTTCAGAAAATAA
- a CDS encoding carbamoyl phosphate synthase small subunit, with amino-acid sequence MKRYLVFEDGTYFEGTAFGSDTETIGELVFTTGMSGYQEAITDQSYNGQIINFCAPMIGNYGVSKEFNESQTPTIKGVLAREISDVVGNYQSEMTIDEFLKQEKVPGIRRIDTRAITLKIRKAGSLKAAIVDDLNSGLLDQLSSWQLDDEQLQKSINPVPTRFPGSGKHVVLLDFGYKESIVSELTKRSLQVTVVPGNTSLAEIENLNPDGIMLSNGPGDPTRHEDVLPTIVELEKRYPVFGICMGHQLLCLANGAKTFKMKFGHRGFNHPVKDIASGRIYFTSQNHGYAVDEASIAVTDLKIAQVELNDQTVEGVEHTKYNAFSVQFHPDAKPGPHDADFLFNKFWDMINK; translated from the coding sequence ATGAAAAGATACCTAGTTTTTGAAGATGGAACGTACTTTGAAGGCACTGCTTTTGGTAGTGATACCGAAACAATCGGTGAACTGGTTTTTACTACGGGGATGAGTGGCTATCAGGAAGCAATCACTGATCAATCGTATAACGGTCAAATTATTAACTTTTGCGCACCAATGATTGGAAACTATGGTGTTTCTAAGGAGTTCAATGAATCGCAAACGCCGACGATTAAAGGAGTTTTGGCACGGGAAATAAGTGATGTTGTCGGTAATTATCAAAGTGAGATGACAATTGATGAATTTCTAAAGCAAGAAAAAGTTCCAGGTATTCGACGAATTGATACACGAGCAATAACTTTAAAAATTAGAAAAGCGGGTTCTTTGAAAGCTGCGATTGTAGACGATTTAAATTCAGGTTTATTAGACCAACTAAGTTCTTGGCAATTAGACGATGAACAATTACAAAAGAGTATTAATCCCGTGCCTACTAGATTTCCCGGTAGCGGCAAGCACGTCGTTTTACTGGATTTTGGTTACAAGGAAAGTATCGTATCAGAGTTAACAAAACGTAGTTTACAAGTAACAGTTGTACCAGGAAATACATCTTTAGCTGAAATTGAAAACCTAAATCCAGATGGAATTATGTTGAGTAATGGCCCTGGTGATCCCACAAGACATGAAGATGTTTTGCCAACAATTGTTGAATTAGAAAAGCGTTATCCGGTCTTCGGAATTTGTATGGGACATCAACTGTTGTGCTTAGCCAATGGTGCGAAGACTTTTAAGATGAAATTTGGTCATCGCGGTTTTAACCATCCAGTCAAAGATATTGCTAGTGGTCGGATTTATTTCACTTCGCAAAATCACGGTTACGCTGTGGATGAAGCTTCAATTGCAGTAACGGATTTAAAAATTGCTCAGGTTGAATTGAATGACCAAACAGTTGAAGGAGTTGAACATACTAAATACAACGCCTTTTCTGTACAATTTCACCCCGATGCTAAACCAGGTCCACACGATGCGGACTTCTTGTTTAATAAATTTTGGGACATGATTAATAAATAG
- the carB gene encoding carbamoyl-phosphate synthase large subunit has product MPKRTDLKKIMIIGSGPIIIGQAAEFDYSGTQACLALKEEGYETVLINSNPATIMTDKHIADKVYIEPITLEFVEKVLVKEHPDAIIPTLGGQTGLNMAVQLQEAGILDQLDIEIIGTKLNTINEAEDREEFKELMNKLHEPVPASMSAHSYKVAKKFVDEIGFPVIIRPAFTMGGTGGGVAHDYVELEEFVERGLKASPSTEVLIEQSIAGFKEIEFEVMRDSADNALAVCHMENIDPVGIHTGDSIVISPIQTLTDTEIQKLRDVSLKIIRALKIEGGCNVQLAIDTKTSKYFIIEVNPRVSRSSALASKATGYPIAKIAAKIAVGLTLDEIINPITGKTFAQFEPALDYVVCKIPRWPFDKFSKADRKIGTQMKATGEVMALGRNLEEAMQKAVRSLEIDQEDLLMDSLTDKSLAELQEYVQIPTDDRIFYLAELLRRDVSYETINELTGINPFFLSKIKSIVDYEKVLTSGTLDKDIILEAKQLGFSDKTIARLNNLDEDIIRHFRIQSNVLPTYKTVDTCAGEFEAAAPYFYSTYETENESQQISNKSVLILGSGPIRIGQGIEFDYSTVHCVRAVQQMGYKAIVINNNPETVSTDYSVADKLYFEPLTLEDVLNVCDLEKPLGAIVQFGGQTSVNLAESLQANGIKILGTQVEDINRAEDRDLFDQIIKKLDIPQPDGGTATSQAGALKVAHEIGYPVLIRPSYVLGGRAMEIVRSDEELNKYMHEAVHVSNDHPVLIDTYLTGRECEIDALSDGENVLLPGIIEHIERSGVHSGDSMAVYPPQNISEEVQAQIVKYAKLLAAELKCVGIMNIQFVIHDNQAYVIEVNPRASRTVPYLSKVTSIQMARIATKLILGADFNTLGLEPGLEPESRLIHVKAPTFSFNKLNNVDSALGPEMKSTGEVMGTGLDYTEALYKAFEATNQPIKDAGNVLITVNDNDKQEASLLARRFHNVGFQVLATKGTAAYLNQEGIEAKVVPTVGQAPEDIIYYLSHNKIQLLINTMGESRGNHSDGYIIRQNAVLNSVPLYTSLDTANAILKVLEKRFISVNAL; this is encoded by the coding sequence TTGCCAAAAAGAACAGATCTTAAAAAAATTATGATTATCGGTTCTGGCCCAATTATTATTGGTCAAGCCGCCGAATTCGATTATTCTGGGACTCAAGCATGTTTAGCATTGAAAGAAGAAGGTTACGAGACAGTTTTAATTAATTCCAATCCAGCAACTATCATGACTGATAAGCATATTGCCGATAAAGTCTACATAGAACCGATTACCTTGGAATTTGTTGAAAAAGTTTTGGTTAAAGAGCATCCTGATGCTATTATTCCCACATTAGGTGGTCAAACTGGTTTGAATATGGCAGTTCAACTGCAAGAAGCCGGCATTCTGGATCAACTTGATATTGAAATTATTGGGACTAAATTAAACACAATCAATGAAGCCGAAGATCGTGAAGAGTTTAAAGAATTAATGAATAAACTACATGAACCAGTTCCGGCCTCAATGTCAGCTCATAGTTATAAGGTGGCAAAGAAGTTTGTTGACGAGATCGGTTTCCCAGTTATTATTCGACCAGCTTTTACCATGGGTGGAACTGGCGGTGGGGTCGCTCACGATTATGTTGAATTGGAAGAATTTGTTGAACGTGGCTTGAAGGCATCCCCTTCCACTGAAGTATTGATTGAACAAAGCATTGCCGGCTTTAAGGAAATTGAATTTGAAGTTATGCGCGACAGTGCTGATAATGCACTGGCAGTTTGTCATATGGAAAATATTGATCCAGTCGGAATTCATACCGGGGATTCAATCGTTATTTCACCAATTCAAACACTGACTGATACTGAAATTCAAAAACTACGTGATGTTTCCTTGAAAATTATTAGAGCCTTAAAAATCGAAGGTGGTTGTAATGTTCAGCTAGCCATTGATACTAAGACAAGCAAGTATTTCATTATTGAAGTAAATCCGCGTGTCAGCCGTTCATCAGCATTAGCTTCAAAAGCAACTGGTTATCCAATTGCCAAGATTGCCGCAAAGATTGCAGTCGGTTTAACACTGGATGAAATTATTAATCCAATTACTGGGAAAACTTTCGCCCAGTTTGAACCAGCATTAGATTACGTTGTCTGCAAGATTCCACGTTGGCCATTTGACAAGTTTTCTAAAGCTGACCGAAAAATTGGTACGCAGATGAAGGCTACTGGTGAAGTCATGGCATTAGGCCGTAATTTAGAAGAAGCCATGCAAAAAGCAGTTCGTTCGTTGGAAATTGATCAAGAGGATTTACTGATGGATTCACTAACAGATAAATCACTGGCTGAATTACAAGAGTATGTCCAAATTCCAACAGATGACAGAATATTTTATTTAGCAGAGTTGTTGAGACGTGATGTTTCCTATGAAACTATTAATGAATTAACCGGTATTAATCCGTTCTTCCTTTCAAAAATCAAGAGTATTGTTGACTATGAAAAAGTTCTGACGAGTGGAACTTTAGACAAAGATATTATTTTAGAAGCTAAACAATTAGGCTTTTCTGATAAAACAATTGCGAGATTAAACAATTTGGATGAAGATATTATCCGCCACTTTCGTATTCAAAGTAATGTCTTACCAACATATAAAACTGTTGATACTTGTGCTGGTGAATTTGAAGCGGCCGCCCCTTATTTCTATAGTACTTATGAAACAGAAAATGAATCGCAACAAATTTCTAATAAATCGGTTCTTATTTTAGGTTCAGGTCCGATTCGCATTGGTCAAGGAATTGAATTTGATTATTCAACGGTTCATTGCGTCAGAGCGGTACAACAAATGGGTTATAAAGCAATTGTTATTAATAATAATCCGGAAACAGTTTCGACTGATTATTCAGTAGCTGATAAATTATACTTTGAACCATTAACTTTGGAAGATGTTTTGAATGTTTGTGATTTGGAAAAACCACTTGGAGCAATTGTTCAATTTGGGGGCCAAACCTCTGTTAATTTGGCGGAATCCTTACAAGCTAATGGTATTAAGATTCTTGGTACACAAGTAGAAGATATCAATCGTGCCGAAGATCGTGATCTTTTTGACCAAATTATTAAGAAATTAGACATTCCGCAGCCAGACGGCGGAACGGCAACATCCCAAGCTGGTGCTCTAAAAGTTGCCCATGAAATTGGTTATCCAGTTTTGATTCGTCCTAGTTATGTGCTCGGCGGTAGGGCAATGGAAATTGTGAGATCTGATGAAGAACTTAACAAGTACATGCATGAGGCGGTTCACGTTTCAAATGATCATCCCGTCTTGATTGATACTTATTTAACTGGACGTGAATGTGAAATTGATGCCTTAAGTGATGGAGAAAATGTCTTATTACCAGGTATTATCGAACATATTGAACGTTCAGGTGTCCATTCAGGCGATTCAATGGCAGTTTATCCACCCCAAAATATTTCTGAAGAAGTCCAAGCTCAAATTGTTAAATACGCGAAATTGTTAGCAGCAGAATTGAAATGTGTTGGTATTATGAATATTCAATTTGTTATTCATGATAATCAAGCTTACGTTATTGAAGTTAATCCACGTGCTAGTCGGACAGTGCCTTATTTAAGCAAAGTTACTAGTATCCAAATGGCAAGAATTGCTACCAAGTTGATTCTTGGTGCTGATTTTAATACCTTGGGATTAGAACCAGGTTTGGAACCAGAATCTCGTTTGATTCATGTTAAAGCACCAACATTCTCTTTCAATAAATTAAACAATGTGGATAGTGCTTTGGGACCTGAAATGAAGTCGACTGGTGAAGTTATGGGAACTGGGCTTGATTATACAGAAGCTTTGTATAAGGCTTTCGAAGCTACTAATCAACCGATCAAGGATGCAGGAAATGTTTTGATTACTGTGAATGATAATGACAAGCAAGAAGCAAGCTTATTAGCACGTCGTTTCCACAATGTTGGTTTCCAAGTATTGGCAACTAAGGGAACAGCAGCATATTTAAATCAAGAAGGTATCGAAGCAAAGGTAGTGCCAACAGTTGGCCAAGCACCAGAAGATATTATTTATTATTTGAGTCACAATAAGATTCAATTGTTGATCAATACAATGGGTGAGAGCCGAGGTAATCATTCTGATGGTTATATTATTCGTCAAAATGCCGTCTTAAATTCAGTGCCATTGTACACATCTTTAGATACAGCCAATGCTATTTTGAAAGTATTGGAAAAACGATTTATTAGTGTTAATGCTCTTTAA